Part of the Terrisporobacter glycolicus ATCC 14880 = DSM 1288 genome is shown below.
AATCATAAATTTTTAAAAAGTAAATATCCTAATTTTTATACCATTGTGAAAAATACAAGAGATATAAGTGTACTTCATACTAATTGTAAATAACTTTAAATAAAAACATCTTATATGATATAGGATGTTTTATTTTTTTATTATTGTAACTATATTTAACTAATAAAAATATAAATAATTAAATAGAATTATTGGAGGGATTATAATGAAATGTTGTTCTTATAAAATAGGAGTAATAGTAGAAATAATGGAGAGTAATGATGAAAGGTATAAGTTAGTCACGATAGGACAGAATCCGAAGGATATTTATACATTTACAAGACTTGTTGTAAGTGATGAAACTCTAATATTGGATCGTAAGTACAATGAAATTACTGTAGAAGATTTAAATATAGGTGATTTAGTTGTGGCTTATCATTCTAATATTATGACAATGAGTATACCGCCACAAACAAGTGCCTATATTATAGAAGTAAAATAAAATTCGCTTCACTTGAGCCACTGTGTGGGTGAATTACTTCATATGGTCAACGATATATCATCGTCACCACATCGAATAAATATGTTACTCAAAATTCACTTTTTTATGATAAATGATGTATCCGTTTAGGAAATTATATTATAATAAAAGAATAATATCAATTTGGAAAAATTAACAAGGAGATGATGAAATGGCAAAAAAACAACAAAAGACTAATGCCATGAGAATATTAGATGCTAAGAAAATAGAGTATAATATGTATACTTATGAAGCTGATGATAACCATATAGATGGAATAAGTGTGGCACACAAATTAAATCAAGATGAAAATATGGTATTTAAAACTTTAGTAGCTCAAGGGGCCAGTAAAAACTTTTATGTTTTTGTAATACCTGTGGCAGAAAGTTTAGATATGAAAAAGGCAGCAAAGTCAGCTGGAGAAAAGAATGTAGAAATGATTCATGTTAAAGATATAAATAAAGTAACCGGATATATTAGAGGAGGATGCTCTCCTGTGGGAATGAAGAAGTTATATCCTACATTTGTACATGAAAGTGGCAAGGATTTAGAAAACATAATTGTAAGTGGAGGAAAAATTGGGTTTCAAATTGAGTTAAACCCTGAAGACTTACAAAAGGCTATAAACTTTGAATATGCAGATATTATAAAATAAGGCATACCTTTTGGTATGCCTTAAAACCTTTTTGTTCTGTAAAATCTATAAAGAAAATCTTTTTCTAGTGATTTGCTCAAGGTTGCTGTTTCTTGAAAATTAATAAATCTTATTTCAAGAGAGGATTTATTAATTGGTATAACCTTATGTATTAACTTTAAATTAACTATATATTGTTTGTGAGAAGTGAAAAAATTTGGTGGTAATCTTTTAGATAAATCCTCAATATTTTCATAGAATTTTATTACATCATGATCTCTAGTATAAAGATTTATAGCTCTAGAATTTTTTTCAAACATAACGATATCATCAAAGTTAAGCATATGAACTTGTTTTCTTACTTTATATACAAATAAGGTGTCTTCGATAAAGTTACTTTTAGCTAATTTATGAGAATTAATATGATCTATGGCAATATTTAAAGAATCTAAAATCTTCTCCTTCGTAAATGGCTTTACTATAAAATCAACAGGGTGAACTTTGAAACTTTCCAAACTATAATCAGCAAAACCTGTTACAAAGATTATATGAACATCTTCATCTATCTTTGCAATTTCCTTTGCGCAATCAATTCCATTTTTATGAGGCATATCAATATCCATTATAAGTAAATCTATTTTTTCGCTTTTAATAAACTCTATGGCATCAATACCATTTTTTGCTTTTTTAACATAATCGACATAGCCAGAATTTTTTATTATATTTTCTATATCATCTCTTATAGCTTTATCATCATCACATATTAAAACTTTTATCATTAGAATTATCTCCTCTTAACAGTATTTCGGTATTAAAATAGTAAATTCAGTTAAAAATTCATCACTACTTGCAAAAATATGATAACCATATTTATCTAAAATATTTTTCACAAGATAAAGACCATAACCCCTGTTATCTCCATCCTTAGTTGAAAATCCTTCTTCAAAAATACTCTCTGTATTATATATCTGTGGACCGTTATTTTTTATTGATATAACATATTGAAACTCATCTTCGTAGACGAAAAGTTTTATATATTTATTATCTTTTTTTATGGTAGACAGAGAATCAATAGCGTTGTCAATTATGTTTAAAATTACGGAACTCATATCGCTTGGCTCAATCACCAAGTTATCAATAAAATCTTGGATATAAACATCAAATGTAATATTTTTCATAAGGCACTCTTCGTATTTTAGTGAAGAAATGGCATCTAAATAAGATACTTTGCCGTATCTAGAAGTTTTAGATCTAAAACTATTAGATATATTTGTTATATAATCTTTTGCATCCTTATTCAAGTTATTATTAAGTAGGGAATAAACCACTTGCAAATGTTTAAGATAATCATGTTTTTGACTTCTAAGTTTAGCTATAATACTGCTCTTATGCTCTATTTTATTATTTAATTTATTTAATTCACATTTGTATTCATACTTCATATTCAATGTTTTTGAAAGTTCATAGCCAAGATATAAAGAAAAAATCATTAATGTAAAGGCTAATACTGATATAAAAACACCTTTTGTCAATAAACTATCATTTAATTTATATAATGCAAACGTAAATATTTTATAAGCTATTAAAAATAATATTGAAGATATACATAAACTAAAAATATTTCTTTTTCCAAAACTCATCTTTCTATAAAAATCATATCTATAAAAAATTAAATTACTACCCATAAAAACTACTAAAATACCCATTGTAAATATAAAAATATTATACATATTTAACTCCTTAGTTTTCCATTTATATTAGAAGTATATCATTTATAAAAAAATATGTAAAAAGTTGAAATTTACATAAATGAACTTAAAATGTGCAATTATATCTATGGAAGTGAACAAATAACTATAAAAAAGTTGAAAAAACTTGATTTGATAGAATTATTTTTCACATATATAATGAACTTATTCAAGAAGAGAGTTTATTCAGATGGAAGGGAGCAAAACAAATGAGGGAAGATTTTAATATAGTAATAAAATA
Proteins encoded:
- a CDS encoding sensor histidine kinase, producing MYNIFIFTMGILVVFMGSNLIFYRYDFYRKMSFGKRNIFSLCISSILFLIAYKIFTFALYKLNDSLLTKGVFISVLAFTLMIFSLYLGYELSKTLNMKYEYKCELNKLNNKIEHKSSIIAKLRSQKHDYLKHLQVVYSLLNNNLNKDAKDYITNISNSFRSKTSRYGKVSYLDAISSLKYEECLMKNITFDVYIQDFIDNLVIEPSDMSSVILNIIDNAIDSLSTIKKDNKYIKLFVYEDEFQYVISIKNNGPQIYNTESIFEEGFSTKDGDNRGYGLYLVKNILDKYGYHIFASSDEFLTEFTILIPKYC
- a CDS encoding LytR/AlgR family response regulator transcription factor, encoding MIKVLICDDDKAIRDDIENIIKNSGYVDYVKKAKNGIDAIEFIKSEKIDLLIMDIDMPHKNGIDCAKEIAKIDEDVHIIFVTGFADYSLESFKVHPVDFIVKPFTKEKILDSLNIAIDHINSHKLAKSNFIEDTLFVYKVRKQVHMLNFDDIVMFEKNSRAINLYTRDHDVIKFYENIEDLSKRLPPNFFTSHKQYIVNLKLIHKVIPINKSSLEIRFINFQETATLSKSLEKDFLYRFYRTKRF
- the ybaK gene encoding Cys-tRNA(Pro) deacylase translates to MAKKQQKTNAMRILDAKKIEYNMYTYEADDNHIDGISVAHKLNQDENMVFKTLVAQGASKNFYVFVIPVAESLDMKKAAKSAGEKNVEMIHVKDINKVTGYIRGGCSPVGMKKLYPTFVHESGKDLENIIVSGGKIGFQIELNPEDLQKAINFEYADIIK